From a single Nicotiana tabacum cultivar K326 chromosome 8, ASM71507v2, whole genome shotgun sequence genomic region:
- the LOC142162986 gene encoding uncharacterized protein LOC142162986 has protein sequence MESITPVLSCKPVIWDKSPVNWLKINSDDSSNILKRRASIGGIVRNKNRQLIIAYAQNVQFCTNNSAELHTALFGMKLYKDLNFGNIILEMDSLIIVNIINGEYKVPWELMDKMETLKEMYNNFKHK, from the coding sequence ATGGAGAGTATTACGCCTGTTCTAAGTTGCAAGCCTGTCATATGGGACAAATCCCCTGTCAATTGGCTTAAAATTAACTCCGATGACAGTAGTAACATTCTCAAGAGAAGAGCTAGTATTGGAGGTATTGttagaaataaaaatagacaactTATTATAGCCTATGCTCAAAATGTCCAATTCTGCACTAACAATAGTGCTGAGTTGCATACTGCTTTATTTGGAATGAAACTCTATAAAGATCTCAACTTTGGAAATATTATCCTTGAAATGGACTCTTTGattatagttaatataattaacGGAGAGTACAAAGTTCCCTGGGAACTTATGGATAAGATGGAGACGTTAAAAGAAATGTACAACAACTTCAAGCACAAGTAA